The following coding sequences are from one Rhodopirellula islandica window:
- a CDS encoding cold-shock protein → MAEGTIKRLTDKGFGFIDTGGPKDLFFHCTNVEGASYDELQEGQKVTYTEGRGPKGPCAENVTPA, encoded by the coding sequence ATGGCAGAAGGTACAATCAAACGGCTCACCGACAAAGGCTTCGGTTTTATCGACACTGGAGGGCCGAAAGACTTGTTCTTCCACTGCACGAATGTCGAAGGCGCGAGTTACGACGAACTGCAAGAAGGTCAAAAAGTCACTTACACTGAAGGTCGTGGTCCCAAAGGACCTTGTGCCGAAAACGTGACTCCTGCCTGA
- the cysS gene encoding cysteine--tRNA ligase, translating into MSMTAADPTSSVASPSTSQPAIRVYNTLSKTKEPFLPLRAPRVGMYLCGPTVYAESHIGHMVGPVIFDTIKRYLTYSGFEVTWVVNITDVDDKLIKKSKERGIPMSQIAVEMTADYLANLRELGVNQIDHLPRATDHMPQIIAFIGSLESKGFAYAIDGDVFFDVTKDPGYGQLSNRSVEDQQGEGGGAAAKKRNPGDFALWKSARPGEPYWESPWGDGRPGWHIECSAMSHEILGETFDIHGGGLDLMFPHHENERAQSTCCHGAPMVKYWMHNGLMRAGEKGKVGGKSDRENAAAEAASVEEQASGKISRSKGAGGLADLIRSQTGERIRFFLLRTQYRSTIVYNEETLAEAGTSLEAFYRYFDRFEEITGSSFYDLTAATRRAEGSFDPAGDALLTEIHAIREKFLAAMDDDFNTGAAISVLFDALRTLNRHVDANQLAAGADVKSPAVESLVKATSVIAELSRVLGLFAKPPATSGGDEADAELLDSVVHLLINLRKEARERKDYATGDAIRDRLADLGVALLDKKEGTSWERKS; encoded by the coding sequence ATGAGCATGACCGCCGCTGACCCGACCTCATCGGTCGCCTCCCCTTCCACCTCCCAACCCGCCATTCGTGTTTACAACACACTGAGCAAAACCAAGGAGCCGTTTTTGCCGCTGCGTGCTCCGCGTGTGGGCATGTATCTGTGCGGGCCAACGGTCTACGCCGAATCACACATTGGCCACATGGTTGGGCCGGTCATTTTCGACACAATCAAACGCTATCTGACCTACAGCGGGTTCGAAGTGACGTGGGTGGTCAACATCACCGACGTCGATGACAAACTGATCAAGAAGTCCAAGGAACGTGGCATCCCGATGAGCCAAATCGCGGTGGAGATGACCGCGGACTACTTGGCCAACCTCCGGGAACTGGGCGTCAATCAGATCGACCACTTGCCGCGTGCCACCGACCACATGCCGCAGATCATCGCGTTCATTGGATCGCTGGAATCGAAAGGCTTTGCCTACGCGATTGACGGCGACGTGTTCTTCGACGTGACCAAAGACCCTGGCTACGGGCAACTCTCCAATCGATCAGTCGAAGATCAGCAGGGCGAGGGCGGCGGCGCGGCAGCCAAGAAACGCAACCCCGGCGACTTTGCATTGTGGAAATCAGCCCGCCCAGGCGAACCGTACTGGGAAAGCCCTTGGGGCGACGGTCGACCAGGATGGCACATCGAGTGTTCTGCGATGAGCCACGAAATTCTGGGCGAAACCTTCGACATCCATGGCGGCGGGTTGGACCTGATGTTCCCGCACCACGAAAACGAGCGAGCGCAAAGCACGTGCTGCCACGGTGCGCCGATGGTGAAGTACTGGATGCACAACGGCTTGATGCGGGCTGGCGAGAAAGGCAAGGTTGGCGGCAAAAGCGACCGCGAAAACGCGGCGGCGGAAGCAGCCAGCGTCGAAGAACAAGCCTCGGGCAAGATCAGCCGCAGCAAAGGCGCCGGCGGTTTGGCCGATCTGATTCGCAGCCAGACCGGCGAACGCATCCGGTTCTTCTTGTTGCGAACTCAATATCGCAGCACGATTGTTTACAACGAAGAGACCTTGGCCGAAGCCGGCACATCACTGGAAGCGTTTTATCGTTACTTCGATCGCTTCGAAGAGATCACAGGCAGCTCGTTCTACGACCTGACCGCCGCGACCCGACGTGCCGAAGGCAGCTTTGATCCGGCGGGCGATGCATTGCTGACCGAGATCCATGCCATCCGCGAAAAATTCTTGGCCGCGATGGACGATGACTTCAACACGGGCGCCGCGATCAGCGTGCTGTTTGACGCTCTGCGGACCCTCAACCGTCACGTCGACGCCAACCAATTGGCCGCCGGTGCGGATGTGAAATCGCCCGCCGTGGAATCACTGGTCAAAGCCACCTCGGTCATCGCGGAACTGTCGCGTGTGCTGGGTTTGTTTGCAAAACCACCGGCCACCTCCGGTGGCGACGAAGCGGATGCAGAGCTCCTGGATTCCGTGGTGCATTTGTTGATCAACCTTCGCAAGGAAGCTCGCGAGCGAAAAGATTACGCCACTGGCGACGCCATCCGAGATCGACTGGCTGATCTCGGGGTCGCCCTGCTCGACAAGAAAGAAGGCACCTCTTGGGAACGCAAGTCATAA
- the ruvC gene encoding crossover junction endodeoxyribonuclease RuvC — MGTQVITARPGSAACILGIDPGLNTTGYAVISREGSRLCLREAGVIKSRRSDTLPERLQEIHVGLSEVFAAHPVDLMAVEQLFSHYDRPRTAILMGHARGVICLAAATAGVPVEHYEPTRVKKVMTGNGRAPKSQMQLAVKMQLNLQSAPEPDDVADAMAICLCGHYLANNPIDQALA, encoded by the coding sequence TTGGGAACGCAAGTCATAACGGCACGCCCTGGATCGGCAGCCTGCATTTTAGGAATCGACCCGGGGCTCAACACCACTGGTTACGCGGTGATCTCGCGAGAGGGATCGCGTCTGTGCTTGCGTGAAGCGGGGGTGATCAAGTCACGCCGCTCTGACACGCTCCCAGAACGCTTGCAAGAAATCCATGTTGGGCTGTCGGAAGTTTTCGCGGCCCATCCCGTGGATCTGATGGCGGTGGAGCAATTGTTCTCGCATTACGATCGCCCTCGCACGGCGATCCTGATGGGGCACGCTCGCGGCGTGATCTGCCTGGCAGCCGCGACGGCTGGCGTGCCGGTCGAGCACTACGAACCAACTCGCGTGAAGAAGGTGATGACTGGCAACGGCCGAGCCCCCAAAAGCCAAATGCAATTGGCGGTGAAGATGCAATTGAACCTGCAATCTGCCCCCGAGCCCGACGACGTCGCCGATGCGATGGCAATCTGCCTGTGCGGGCACTACCTGGCCAACAACCCAATTGACCAAGCGCTGGCTTGA
- a CDS encoding outer membrane protein assembly factor BamB family protein, with protein MRALKFWGGSAAFLAIALSMASEGAGDDFTRFRGGDATGVAADHPELPTQWDTETNVAWVADVPGQGWGSPVIVGERVFVSAVVAEEANTPPQGGLYLGEGVRDPAAGIHHWMVTCFDLGSGKELWKREAHAGRPLVPRHPKSSYAAETPVTDGERLFVLFGDLGLYCYNLEGELLWSRNIEPKQTNMDYGAAASPVVHGDQVFVVYDNKEASWIAAFDTQTGEQRWRTERDETMSWATPLVWQNELRTEIVVPGKNANRSYSLNGKELWSFDGDMSILVIPSPFAAHGMCYLSSGYVGDSHRPTFAIRPGASGEIDTSDGFTSNPYIEWYQPRASPYNTTQIVDGDYLYTVYDQGFMTCHNALTGEEVYGKQRFSPKGSFTSSPWAYGGKVFCLSEQGLTYVIQAGPDFKVLNTNPLDELCIATPSVSDGRLLIRTLTKVYCISEASE; from the coding sequence ATGCGCGCGTTGAAATTTTGGGGTGGCTCAGCCGCGTTTTTGGCGATCGCGTTGAGCATGGCAAGCGAGGGGGCCGGCGATGACTTCACTCGCTTTCGCGGTGGGGATGCGACGGGCGTCGCGGCAGACCACCCTGAATTGCCGACGCAGTGGGACACCGAAACAAATGTCGCCTGGGTCGCAGATGTGCCTGGGCAGGGCTGGGGCAGCCCAGTCATTGTCGGTGAACGAGTGTTCGTCTCCGCCGTCGTGGCAGAAGAGGCAAACACGCCCCCGCAGGGAGGCTTGTACCTGGGCGAAGGCGTCCGCGATCCGGCCGCGGGAATCCACCACTGGATGGTGACCTGCTTTGACCTGGGCAGCGGCAAGGAGCTCTGGAAGCGAGAGGCACACGCGGGCCGTCCCCTCGTCCCGCGACACCCCAAAAGCTCTTACGCGGCGGAAACACCCGTGACCGATGGCGAGCGTTTGTTTGTCTTGTTCGGTGACCTGGGACTGTACTGCTACAACCTTGAGGGCGAACTGCTGTGGTCACGAAACATCGAACCGAAGCAGACCAACATGGATTACGGCGCGGCCGCTTCACCGGTTGTGCATGGCGATCAAGTGTTTGTGGTTTACGACAACAAAGAGGCGTCTTGGATCGCCGCCTTCGACACCCAAACCGGCGAACAGCGTTGGCGCACCGAACGTGACGAAACGATGTCCTGGGCAACCCCACTGGTTTGGCAAAATGAACTTCGCACGGAAATCGTTGTCCCAGGCAAAAACGCAAACCGAAGTTACTCCCTGAACGGAAAGGAGCTCTGGAGCTTCGATGGAGACATGTCGATCTTGGTCATCCCCTCGCCGTTTGCGGCGCACGGAATGTGCTACCTGTCATCCGGCTACGTCGGTGATTCCCACCGGCCTACGTTTGCGATTCGTCCCGGAGCGTCGGGAGAAATCGACACTTCCGATGGCTTCACCAGCAACCCGTACATCGAGTGGTATCAGCCGCGAGCTTCACCCTACAACACGACCCAGATCGTTGACGGCGACTACCTTTACACGGTCTACGACCAAGGCTTCATGACCTGCCACAACGCGTTGACTGGCGAGGAAGTCTACGGCAAGCAGCGGTTTTCGCCGAAAGGATCCTTCACGTCCTCGCCGTGGGCGTACGGCGGAAAGGTGTTTTGCCTCAGCGAGCAAGGGCTGACCTACGTCATCCAAGCTGGGCCGGACTTCAAGGTTCTCAACACCAACCCGCTGGATGAACTCTGCATCGCCACACCGAGCGTGAGCGATGGCAGGCTGCTGATCCGCACGCTGACGAAGGTCTACTGCATCAGCGAAGCGAGCGAATGA
- a CDS encoding CBS domain-containing protein: MTKTIGTATLPTPSPGTMPHVTAREMMVRNLITLSPQMDSLEALDVLLRQRISGAPVVDDDGHFVGVFSEKSCMKFVVGMAYENLPSIPVGDLTDKNPPTISEETDLLTIAQTFLNAACRRLPVLDSEGRLRGQISRRDVMRAVRSHMQTPTKPQTHTGLYLSAIFSSDERRV, translated from the coding sequence ATGACCAAAACCATTGGAACCGCAACGCTTCCCACCCCCAGCCCTGGAACCATGCCGCATGTGACGGCTCGCGAGATGATGGTACGCAACCTCATCACGCTGTCACCCCAAATGGATTCCCTGGAAGCTCTCGACGTGTTGCTGCGGCAACGCATCTCCGGTGCCCCCGTGGTGGATGACGACGGCCATTTCGTCGGTGTCTTTTCAGAGAAATCTTGCATGAAGTTTGTCGTGGGGATGGCCTACGAAAATCTTCCCAGCATTCCGGTGGGTGATCTGACGGACAAGAACCCACCGACGATCAGTGAAGAAACCGATTTGTTGACCATCGCACAAACGTTCTTGAACGCCGCCTGTCGTCGGTTGCCAGTGCTGGACAGCGAGGGCAGGCTACGCGGACAAATTTCTCGCCGCGACGTGATGCGTGCTGTTCGCAGTCACATGCAGACACCAACCAAACCACAAACGCATACCGGTTTGTATCTCAGTGCGATTTTCTCCTCTGACGAACGTCGCGTCTGA